Proteins from a genomic interval of Rhodococcus rhodochrous:
- a CDS encoding carboxylesterase/lipase family protein produces the protein MEDDTLTVACKYGEVRGYRDGGVYVWKGIPYAAPTGSRRFRSPLPPEPWDGVLDGARFGPIAPQSRQSPIGIEPEMTLSEDCLSLNIWAPPPDGRRRPVMVWIHGGAYIIGYSGQKIYDGRILCESGDVVVVTINYRLGALGFLDLSSFSTPDATFESNVGLRDQIAALEWVRDCIADFGGDPDCVTLFGESSGAGSVTTLMTVPKAEGFFHRAIAQSPPATSVYGSERAATVAQRFLEILDLPPSRAAELLTMSTDTLVEASEVLVAETPTKVPGTLAMTPVVDRDLVPKYPVAAFQKGLSHRIPLIIGSNKDEPSIFRFMKSPLMPVNDTAVQAMFKALADDRTDLPPERLAEIVAAYPDLPKPAGAMALSRDAGFRMPVLWVAEAHSAHSPTWVYRFDHATPMLKAARIGAGHATELPYVFGNFGTLGRDPTFWLGGRRSAGEVSGRVQRRWLAFAHHGVPAALDGSKHWPQYEVEERSTLLIDSTDRVESDPDGEMRRVWGSQVMAFT, from the coding sequence GTGGAGGACGACACGCTCACCGTCGCCTGCAAATACGGCGAGGTCCGCGGATATCGCGACGGCGGGGTCTACGTCTGGAAGGGCATCCCGTACGCGGCCCCGACCGGTTCCCGGCGGTTCCGGTCGCCGTTACCACCGGAACCGTGGGACGGCGTCCTCGACGGCGCACGATTCGGACCGATCGCTCCGCAGAGTCGGCAGAGTCCGATCGGGATCGAACCCGAGATGACGTTGAGCGAGGACTGTCTCTCGCTCAACATCTGGGCGCCGCCGCCCGACGGCCGCCGCCGCCCCGTCATGGTCTGGATCCACGGGGGCGCCTACATCATCGGATACTCGGGTCAGAAGATCTACGACGGCCGAATCCTGTGCGAGAGCGGCGATGTCGTGGTCGTCACGATCAACTACCGGCTCGGTGCGCTCGGATTCCTCGATCTGTCGTCGTTCTCCACACCCGATGCCACCTTCGAATCCAACGTCGGTCTCCGGGACCAGATCGCCGCCCTCGAGTGGGTGCGCGACTGCATCGCCGACTTCGGGGGCGATCCGGACTGCGTCACGCTCTTCGGGGAATCGTCCGGTGCGGGGTCGGTCACCACACTCATGACGGTCCCGAAGGCCGAAGGCTTCTTCCATCGCGCGATCGCCCAGTCGCCGCCCGCCACCTCGGTGTACGGCAGCGAACGTGCCGCGACGGTCGCGCAGCGCTTCCTCGAGATCCTCGACCTACCGCCGTCCCGAGCCGCCGAACTGCTCACGATGTCGACCGACACACTGGTCGAGGCGTCGGAAGTGCTCGTCGCCGAGACCCCCACGAAGGTGCCGGGAACGCTCGCCATGACCCCGGTCGTCGATCGCGACCTGGTGCCGAAGTATCCGGTCGCTGCCTTCCAGAAGGGGCTGTCGCACCGGATCCCGCTGATCATCGGCTCGAACAAGGACGAGCCGTCGATCTTCCGCTTCATGAAGTCGCCGTTGATGCCCGTGAACGATACGGCCGTGCAAGCGATGTTCAAGGCGCTGGCCGACGACCGGACGGATCTGCCTCCCGAGCGTCTCGCCGAGATCGTCGCGGCGTATCCCGACCTGCCCAAACCCGCCGGAGCGATGGCACTCTCGCGCGATGCCGGTTTCCGGATGCCGGTGCTGTGGGTCGCCGAAGCGCACAGCGCGCATTCGCCGACCTGGGTGTACCGCTTCGACCACGCCACCCCGATGCTCAAGGCTGCGCGGATCGGTGCCGGGCACGCAACCGAATTACCTTACGTATTCGGTAATTTCGGCACCCTCGGTCGGGATCCGACCTTCTGGCTCGGCGGCCGCAGGTCCGCCGGGGAGGTCTCCGGGCGTGTGCAGCGGCGCTGGCTCGCGTTCGCGCACCACGGCGTGCCGGCGGCGCTGGACGGCTCGAAGCACTGGCCGCAGTACGAGGTGGAGGAACGTTCGACCCTGCTCATCGACTCCACGGACAGGGTCGAGTCGGATCCGGACGGCGAGATGCGCCGGGTCTGGGGCAGTCAGGTCATGGCCTTCACCTGA
- a CDS encoding TetR/AcrR family transcriptional regulator produces the protein MRSTVAGEDLTTRARIRDAAIRCIAAYGVGVPLRTIAAECGVSASLIVHHFGSRAGLKEHCDRYVLDGIRQAKSAVLDPQAGPAALNDQMEHIENYATTVAYLFRTLRAGGAPAADFLDRLVADTEAYLEEAVAAGTVRPSRFPSERARALISFSVGAVLMDLPGPDEYLDLETFPARLRSYTERLMLPMLELYTEPLLTDSTLLEAFLAARKAPPDS, from the coding sequence GTGCGTTCAACCGTCGCCGGTGAAGACCTCACCACCCGTGCACGGATCCGCGACGCCGCGATCCGGTGCATCGCCGCGTACGGCGTCGGCGTGCCACTACGCACCATCGCCGCAGAGTGCGGCGTCAGCGCTTCGCTGATCGTGCATCACTTCGGATCCCGCGCCGGATTGAAGGAACACTGCGACCGGTACGTGCTCGACGGGATCCGGCAGGCGAAGAGTGCCGTCCTCGACCCGCAGGCCGGGCCGGCCGCGCTGAACGACCAGATGGAGCACATCGAGAACTACGCGACCACGGTCGCCTATCTCTTCCGCACCCTCCGGGCCGGCGGTGCACCCGCCGCCGACTTCCTCGACCGACTCGTCGCCGACACCGAGGCATATCTCGAAGAGGCGGTGGCTGCCGGAACCGTGCGGCCCAGCCGGTTCCCCTCCGAACGAGCACGCGCCCTCATCTCGTTCAGCGTCGGCGCCGTGCTCATGGACCTTCCGGGTCCGGACGAGTATCTCGATCTCGAGACATTTCCTGCCAGGCTGCGTTCCTACACCGAGCGCCTCATGCTGCCGATGCTCGAGCTCTACACCGAGCCGTTGCTGACGGACTCGACGCTCCTCGAGGCATTTCTGGCAGCACGGAAGGCACCCCCCGACTCCTGA
- a CDS encoding ABC transporter ATP-binding protein, producing the protein MDTQIIEIRDVVKTFGTTRALDGFSMTVERGTVAGFLGPNGAGKSTAIRVLLGMLRADSSTVRVLGLDPWTDAVAIHRRLAYVPGDTNLWPTLTGGEIIDVLTRIRGGEVRTRRRAELLERFELDPTKKARTYSKGNRQKVALVAALASDAELYLLDEPTSGLDPLMEAVFTDEVRGLRDRGATVLLSSHILAEVEKLCDTVTIIRAGRDVETGTLAQLRHLTRSSVRATTSAPAERLGGLSGVHDLYADDGRLAFDVDNTALAPVLQELAGLGVENLTITPPSLEELFMRHYGDTFDTGDGNGAGAVEEVSSR; encoded by the coding sequence ATGGACACCCAGATCATCGAAATCCGCGACGTCGTCAAGACATTCGGAACCACGAGAGCCCTCGACGGCTTCTCGATGACCGTCGAACGCGGTACCGTCGCCGGATTCCTCGGACCGAACGGCGCCGGCAAGTCCACAGCGATCCGCGTGCTGCTCGGAATGCTGCGTGCCGATTCCAGCACCGTCCGCGTCCTCGGACTCGACCCGTGGACCGACGCCGTCGCGATCCACCGCCGGCTCGCGTACGTGCCCGGCGACACGAACCTGTGGCCCACCCTCACCGGTGGCGAGATCATCGACGTCCTCACCCGCATCCGCGGGGGCGAGGTCCGCACGCGTCGTCGCGCCGAACTCCTCGAGCGGTTCGAACTCGATCCGACGAAGAAGGCCCGCACCTATTCGAAGGGCAACCGGCAGAAGGTCGCACTCGTCGCCGCACTCGCATCGGACGCCGAGCTCTACCTGCTCGACGAACCCACCTCGGGTCTCGACCCGCTCATGGAGGCGGTGTTCACCGACGAGGTGCGAGGGCTCCGCGACCGCGGCGCGACCGTCCTGTTGTCCAGCCACATCCTCGCCGAGGTCGAGAAGCTCTGCGACACGGTGACGATCATCCGGGCCGGGCGCGACGTCGAGACCGGCACCCTCGCGCAGTTGCGGCACCTGACGCGCTCGTCCGTGCGGGCCACCACGAGTGCCCCTGCCGAGCGACTGGGCGGGCTCTCCGGGGTCCACGACCTCTACGCCGACGACGGCCGGCTCGCGTTCGACGTCGACAACACCGCCCTCGCCCCGGTCCTGCAGGAACTCGCCGGACTCGGCGTCGAGAACCTCACCATCACGCCCCCGTCGCTCGAAGAGCTGTTCATGCGGCACTACGGCGACACCTTCGACACCGGTGACGGGAACGGCGCCGGTGCGGTGGAGGAGGTGTCCTCACGATGA
- a CDS encoding ABC transporter permease, whose translation MTTTTPTAVPTPSGTSATSAAPFTGLGTLLRLYLRLDRVRITVWTLALAFTVWSTVLSLAAVYPDEASRQARAALLENPAAVLMTGPAYGIDNYTLGAMTANELSLTVFVATAIMSILLVVRHTRAQEESGRLELLRALPVGAYAPPAAALMLVSVANLIVGTGITVALIAGGLDVVGSVAFGVASAVTGVLFGAVAAVTAQFGEHSRSATGTALAVLAAAFFVRGAGDIIESTGSWLSWLSPIAWAQQTRLYVDERWWPLLLSVATTVVLLTVAVALSRRRDLGAGLRAPKPGPAEANSALLGPVGLIRRLLRGAFVGWLTGLVLFGVAMGALASSVEDLIDEMPQVLDMVGVDPDALTASFSGMMLMFLALGATAFGVSGVMRMRSEEDGGRSGLVIVTGTARSAWLFAALGVIVVQLVVALLVSGAATGLGVALAVGDWGWMPRMIAASLAYAPAAILVVAVAFALLGCVPRATGLVWVLVVWMVFVAWLGEMLNLPDELVALSPFSHVPLVPAEGVTVMPLIVPAVAAVLLVAAAIVGFRRRDVQV comes from the coding sequence ATGACCACGACGACACCGACAGCTGTACCGACCCCGAGCGGTACCTCCGCGACGTCCGCGGCACCGTTCACCGGGCTCGGCACCCTGCTGCGGCTCTACCTGCGGCTGGACCGCGTGCGCATCACCGTCTGGACCCTCGCGCTCGCCTTCACGGTGTGGTCGACCGTCCTCAGCCTGGCCGCGGTCTATCCCGACGAGGCCTCCCGTCAGGCCCGTGCTGCCCTGCTGGAGAATCCGGCTGCCGTACTCATGACGGGCCCGGCCTACGGGATCGACAACTACACGCTCGGGGCGATGACCGCGAACGAACTGAGCCTGACCGTCTTCGTCGCGACCGCGATCATGAGCATCCTGCTCGTCGTGCGGCACACCCGGGCGCAGGAGGAATCCGGCCGGCTCGAACTTCTGCGGGCGCTGCCCGTCGGGGCCTATGCTCCGCCGGCGGCCGCCCTGATGCTGGTCTCGGTCGCGAACCTCATCGTGGGCACCGGTATCACCGTCGCGCTCATCGCAGGCGGGCTCGATGTCGTCGGCTCGGTCGCCTTCGGTGTGGCCTCCGCCGTCACCGGGGTGCTCTTCGGTGCGGTCGCGGCAGTGACCGCCCAGTTCGGCGAACACTCCCGCTCGGCCACGGGTACCGCGCTCGCAGTGCTCGCTGCGGCCTTCTTCGTCCGCGGCGCCGGCGACATCATCGAGTCGACCGGCTCGTGGCTGTCGTGGCTCTCGCCGATCGCCTGGGCCCAGCAGACCCGGCTCTACGTCGACGAGCGGTGGTGGCCGCTGTTGTTGTCCGTCGCCACGACGGTCGTGCTGCTCACCGTCGCCGTCGCACTGTCGCGGCGCCGCGACCTCGGAGCCGGACTGCGGGCACCGAAACCCGGACCCGCCGAGGCAAATTCCGCGTTGCTCGGTCCGGTCGGTCTGATCCGCCGCCTGCTGCGCGGAGCCTTCGTGGGCTGGCTGACGGGACTGGTCCTGTTCGGCGTCGCGATGGGCGCTCTCGCCAGCTCCGTCGAGGACCTCATTGACGAGATGCCGCAGGTGCTGGACATGGTCGGCGTGGACCCCGACGCCCTCACCGCCTCATTCTCCGGGATGATGCTGATGTTCCTCGCTCTCGGCGCCACCGCCTTCGGTGTGTCCGGCGTGATGCGGATGCGCAGCGAGGAGGACGGTGGACGTTCCGGTCTCGTGATCGTCACCGGAACGGCGCGCAGCGCATGGCTGTTCGCGGCACTCGGCGTGATCGTCGTCCAGTTGGTCGTGGCGCTGCTCGTCTCCGGTGCTGCGACCGGACTGGGGGTCGCGCTCGCGGTGGGCGACTGGGGGTGGATGCCGCGGATGATCGCGGCGTCCCTGGCCTACGCGCCGGCTGCGATCCTCGTGGTCGCCGTGGCGTTCGCGCTGCTGGGCTGCGTGCCGCGTGCCACCGGGCTCGTGTGGGTGCTCGTGGTGTGGATGGTGTTCGTCGCGTGGCTCGGCGAGATGCTGAACCTCCCCGACGAACTCGTCGCACTGTCGCCGTTCTCGCATGTCCCGCTGGTGCCCGCAGAGGGGGTGACGGTGATGCCGCTGATCGTCCCGGCGGTTGCGGCGGTGCTGCTCGTCGCAGCGGCGATCGTCGGTTTCCGCCGCCGCGACGTGCAGGTGTGA
- a CDS encoding GNAT family N-acetyltransferase, whose translation MTQNIDGTEPRIEHDADKARFALYLGDDLAAYADYTQHGDLRDFDHTVTDPQFRGKGLAGIVVKHALDETRKQGLKIGTSCSYVEKFVSEHPEYRN comes from the coding sequence ATGACGCAGAACATCGACGGCACCGAACCCCGGATCGAGCACGACGCCGACAAGGCCCGTTTCGCGCTCTATCTCGGCGACGACCTCGCGGCCTACGCCGACTACACGCAGCACGGCGACCTGCGGGACTTCGACCACACCGTCACCGACCCGCAGTTCCGCGGCAAGGGCCTCGCCGGGATCGTGGTGAAGCACGCCCTCGACGAGACCAGGAAGCAGGGACTGAAGATCGGTACGTCCTGCTCGTACGTCGAGAAGTTCGTCTCCGAACATCCCGAATACCGCAACTGA
- a CDS encoding Type 1 glutamine amidotransferase-like domain-containing protein, translating into MRLFLSSYRFGTDPDAFVRLTTPGRIAVIANAADAWPASARTAAVTSEMGPLRSLGFEPEEVDLRDHLDDPDSLRRRLSDFTSVWVRGGNTFVLRAQLARSGGDTVLTDLVSDNRLVYGGYSAGACVATPSLRGIEFSDDPDEVAATCGVPVVWDGLGWVEHAIVPHAGDSMLADDGIRQTLRYLREHDVEHVALTDDDAIVVDTPPGHAPSTVRS; encoded by the coding sequence GTGCGGCTGTTCCTGTCCTCCTACCGGTTCGGCACCGATCCGGACGCCTTCGTCCGGTTGACGACGCCGGGCCGGATCGCGGTGATCGCGAACGCCGCCGACGCGTGGCCCGCCTCGGCCCGCACGGCGGCGGTCACGAGCGAGATGGGCCCGCTGCGGTCGCTCGGCTTCGAACCGGAGGAGGTGGATCTACGTGATCACCTCGACGATCCCGACTCGCTCCGGCGGCGCCTGTCGGACTTCACGTCCGTGTGGGTGCGCGGCGGCAACACTTTCGTCCTGCGAGCGCAATTGGCCCGCAGCGGAGGCGATACCGTGCTCACGGATCTGGTGAGCGACAACCGTCTCGTGTACGGGGGCTACAGCGCCGGGGCCTGTGTCGCCACACCGTCGCTGCGCGGCATCGAGTTCTCCGACGACCCCGACGAGGTCGCCGCGACCTGCGGTGTCCCGGTGGTGTGGGACGGACTCGGCTGGGTCGAACACGCGATCGTGCCGCACGCCGGTGACTCGATGCTGGCCGACGACGGGATACGGCAGACCCTGCGCTACCTGCGCGAGCACGACGTCGAACACGTGGCGTTGACCGACGACGACGCGATCGTCGTCGACACTCCTCCCGGTCACGCCCCGAGTACGGTGAGATCATGA
- a CDS encoding maleylpyruvate isomerase family mycothiol-dependent enzyme — translation MTSQPDTTPDTSAAEFPIDTIRPLLLEQFAVLDDLLAGLTEDEWTTATCLPGWTVKDITAHLIGTESMLAGIEAPRVERDVRSFDHVRNDIAAFNELWVESLRPVPGADVLERYREIVALRTEQLGAMTQEDFGKQSNTPVGPAPYGRFMRIRVFDCWLHELDICDALGRTGSEGGPRAELGSAEVFGAVPFIVGKRGKAPEGARITLELTGPLARTIHIEVHGRATEVPALSEPVTTTIAMDSGLFVRLAGGRVRAEDRIEEISLGGDTEVGRRIVDNLAFTI, via the coding sequence GTGACATCACAGCCCGACACCACCCCCGACACCTCCGCTGCCGAGTTCCCGATCGACACGATCCGGCCGCTGCTGCTCGAGCAGTTCGCCGTGCTCGACGACCTGCTGGCGGGACTGACCGAGGACGAGTGGACGACCGCCACCTGCCTGCCGGGATGGACCGTCAAGGACATCACTGCGCATCTCATCGGCACCGAGTCGATGCTCGCGGGCATCGAGGCTCCGCGCGTCGAACGCGACGTGCGCTCGTTCGACCACGTGCGCAACGACATCGCGGCCTTCAACGAGTTGTGGGTGGAGTCGTTGCGTCCCGTCCCCGGCGCGGACGTGCTCGAGCGGTACCGCGAGATCGTCGCCCTGCGCACGGAGCAACTCGGCGCGATGACCCAGGAGGACTTCGGGAAACAGTCGAACACTCCCGTCGGGCCGGCACCGTACGGGCGCTTCATGCGGATCCGCGTGTTCGACTGCTGGCTCCACGAACTCGACATCTGCGACGCGCTCGGCAGGACGGGCAGCGAGGGCGGCCCGCGTGCCGAACTCGGATCCGCGGAGGTCTTCGGTGCGGTTCCGTTCATCGTCGGCAAGCGCGGCAAGGCCCCCGAGGGAGCGCGCATCACGCTCGAACTCACCGGTCCCCTCGCGCGCACCATCCACATCGAGGTGCACGGACGGGCCACCGAGGTGCCGGCCCTGTCCGAACCGGTCACGACCACGATCGCGATGGACTCCGGGTTGTTCGTTCGGCTCGCCGGTGGACGCGTGCGCGCCGAGGACCGGATCGAGGAGATCTCCCTCGGCGGCGACACCGAGGTCGGACGCCGCATCGTCGACAACCTCGCGTTCACGATCTGA
- a CDS encoding HIT family protein: MSSCVFCAIADGSGPATRVYEDDEVVAFLDIRPIARGHTLVIPRVHTARLEELDPASGAAVFRAGQRIARAMARSELATDGTNLVLNDGRAAFQTVFHTHLHLLPRWNGDRVRMGIGLVRRRPHDPETTAAIIRAGLERLTAEEHQ, from the coding sequence GTGAGTTCCTGTGTGTTCTGCGCCATAGCCGACGGCAGCGGTCCGGCGACACGGGTGTACGAGGACGACGAGGTCGTGGCCTTCCTCGACATCCGACCGATCGCGCGCGGGCACACCCTCGTGATCCCCCGCGTGCACACCGCACGCCTCGAGGAGCTCGATCCGGCGTCGGGTGCGGCAGTCTTCCGTGCCGGACAACGGATCGCCCGGGCGATGGCCCGTTCCGAACTCGCCACCGACGGAACCAATCTCGTCCTGAACGACGGACGAGCAGCCTTCCAGACCGTCTTCCACACCCATCTGCACCTCCTGCCCCGCTGGAACGGCGATCGTGTCCGGATGGGTATCGGTCTGGTCCGCCGTCGCCCCCACGACCCCGAGACCACCGCGGCGATCATCCGCGCCGGTCTCGAACGTCTCACCGCCGAGGAGCACCAGTGA
- a CDS encoding SIR2 family NAD-dependent protein deacylase, with protein MNVPAPVLDLARSARRVAVLTGAGMSAESGVPTFRDAQTGLWENFDATALATPEAWADDPATVWAWYQWRVALVRRVQPNAGHLALANWARAAHVQIVTQNVDDLHERAGSSEVTHLHGSLFAPRCSRCERAVDLPDPPEDPVARLDPPSCPACGGDGRPGVVWFGEMLPQEPWETATESLRDADLLLVVGTSGVVYPAAGLPSLARSHGVPVVQIDPRETDLSDQVDHAWRTTAAVGLPALVDTLEIGADTPR; from the coding sequence ATGAACGTGCCGGCTCCCGTCCTCGACCTCGCCCGCTCGGCCCGCCGCGTCGCCGTCCTCACCGGTGCCGGGATGTCCGCCGAGAGCGGTGTCCCCACCTTCCGCGACGCGCAGACCGGGTTGTGGGAGAACTTCGACGCCACCGCGCTCGCCACACCGGAGGCGTGGGCGGACGATCCGGCTACGGTCTGGGCCTGGTACCAGTGGCGGGTCGCGCTCGTCCGCCGGGTGCAGCCCAATGCCGGACACCTGGCGCTCGCCAACTGGGCACGGGCGGCCCACGTGCAGATCGTGACGCAGAACGTCGACGACCTCCACGAGCGGGCCGGAAGCTCCGAGGTCACCCATCTGCACGGAAGCCTGTTCGCCCCACGCTGCAGCAGGTGCGAGCGCGCCGTCGACCTTCCCGATCCGCCGGAGGATCCCGTCGCTCGTCTCGATCCGCCGTCGTGCCCCGCATGCGGAGGCGACGGGCGGCCGGGCGTCGTGTGGTTCGGCGAGATGTTGCCGCAGGAACCGTGGGAGACCGCGACCGAGTCCCTGCGTGATGCCGACCTGCTGCTCGTCGTCGGCACCTCGGGTGTCGTCTACCCGGCGGCCGGCCTGCCGTCGCTCGCACGCAGTCACGGCGTACCGGTGGTGCAGATCGATCCACGCGAGACCGATCTGAGCGATCAGGTCGACCATGCCTGGCGCACCACTGCTGCCGTCGGTCTCCCCGCCCTCGTCGACACACTGGAGATCGGGGCCGACACACCGCGTTAA
- a CDS encoding Re/Si-specific NAD(P)(+) transhydrogenase subunit alpha, with amino-acid sequence MSTEGSNTGSGAHRRPTVGVVRETNDGERRVALVPKIVPSLIGKGLDVVVESGAGQGALIPDAAYKEAGATVGDAWSADIVVKVAPPSDAEIARLKSGQRLIGFLAPRNADNQIGSLTQAGVEAYAVEAIPRISRAQVMDALSSQANVAGYKAVLVAASESTRFFPMLTTAAGTVKPATVLVLGVGVAGLQALATAKRLGGRTTGYDVRPEVADQVRSVGAQWLDLGIDAAGEGGYARELTEAERAQQQQALEDAIKGFDVVITTALVPGRPAPRLVTAAAVEGMKPGSVIVDLAGETGGNCELTEPGQTVVKHDVTICSPLNLPATMPEHASELYSKNVYALIELLLDESGALAPDFSDEILAAACVTRSKENS; translated from the coding sequence TTGAGTACCGAAGGATCGAACACGGGGAGCGGAGCGCACCGCCGTCCGACCGTCGGCGTGGTTCGTGAGACGAACGACGGGGAACGGCGGGTCGCGCTCGTACCGAAGATCGTGCCCTCCTTGATCGGCAAGGGGCTCGACGTCGTCGTCGAGTCCGGTGCCGGCCAGGGCGCGCTCATTCCGGATGCGGCTTACAAGGAAGCCGGCGCGACCGTCGGCGACGCCTGGTCCGCCGACATCGTCGTCAAGGTCGCTCCGCCGAGCGACGCCGAGATCGCACGCCTGAAGTCCGGTCAGCGCCTGATCGGCTTCCTCGCCCCGCGCAACGCCGACAACCAGATCGGCTCCCTGACGCAGGCCGGTGTCGAGGCGTACGCCGTCGAGGCCATTCCTCGTATCTCCCGCGCGCAGGTCATGGATGCCCTGTCGTCGCAGGCGAACGTCGCCGGTTACAAGGCCGTGCTGGTCGCGGCGAGCGAATCCACGCGCTTCTTCCCGATGCTCACCACCGCCGCAGGCACCGTGAAGCCGGCGACCGTGCTGGTGCTCGGTGTGGGCGTCGCGGGTCTGCAGGCGCTCGCCACGGCGAAGCGTCTCGGTGGCCGCACCACCGGATACGACGTGCGTCCCGAGGTCGCCGACCAGGTCCGGTCGGTCGGTGCCCAGTGGCTCGACCTCGGCATCGACGCCGCCGGTGAGGGTGGCTACGCACGCGAGCTCACCGAGGCCGAGCGGGCCCAGCAGCAGCAGGCGCTCGAAGACGCCATCAAGGGCTTCGACGTCGTCATCACCACCGCGCTCGTGCCGGGCCGCCCGGCGCCGCGCCTGGTGACCGCCGCCGCGGTCGAAGGGATGAAGCCGGGTTCGGTGATCGTCGACCTCGCCGGCGAGACCGGTGGCAACTGCGAACTCACCGAGCCGGGGCAGACCGTCGTCAAGCACGACGTCACCATCTGCTCGCCGCTCAACCTGCCCGCGACGATGCCGGAGCATGCCTCCGAGCTCTACTCGAAGAACGTGTACGCGCTGATCGAGCTGCTGCTCGACGAGTCCGGTGCCCTGGCCCCGGACTTCTCGGACGAGATCCTCGCGGCTGCCTGCGTGACGCGTTCGAAGGAGAACTCCTAG
- a CDS encoding NAD(P) transhydrogenase subunit alpha, with amino-acid sequence MYNELLANIAILVLAGFVGFAVISKVPNTLHTPLMSGTNAIHGIVVLGALVVLGHLPGDAHWGIKIILFVALVFGTLNVVGGFVVTDRMLGMFKQRKDSPAAQKKGADA; translated from the coding sequence ATGTACAACGAACTACTCGCGAACATCGCGATTCTGGTCCTGGCCGGATTCGTCGGTTTCGCCGTCATCTCCAAGGTGCCGAACACGCTGCACACGCCGCTGATGTCGGGCACCAACGCGATCCACGGCATCGTCGTGCTCGGCGCACTCGTCGTGCTCGGTCATCTCCCCGGTGATGCCCACTGGGGCATCAAGATCATCCTGTTCGTCGCTCTGGTCTTCGGCACCCTGAACGTCGTCGGTGGCTTCGTCGTCACCGACCGCATGCTCGGGATGTTCAAGCAGCGCAAGGACTCCCCGGCTGCACAGAAGAAGGGGGCTGACGCCTGA